In the Flagellimonas sp. MMG031 genome, one interval contains:
- a CDS encoding helix-turn-helix domain-containing protein — protein MDSKKEYWIKHMVCRRCLKVIRQELHDLGIEVLSLELGKLTVNAPEIGIAEVDQKVVDVLHSNGFEIAKSEEEMIVEKIKIGLISLVTNVPINHKGNTSDYLVDLLHRDYKVLSKVFSRNENITIEKYFIKLKIEKVKELIQLGQYSFSDIAYMLDYSSVNHLSAQFKEIMGMSMTDYKNGQMWQRDFLDEII, from the coding sequence ATGGATTCCAAAAAGGAATACTGGATAAAGCATATGGTCTGTAGGCGATGCCTCAAGGTCATAAGACAAGAATTGCATGACCTGGGCATTGAGGTTCTATCCCTTGAACTGGGGAAACTTACGGTAAATGCCCCGGAAATAGGGATTGCCGAAGTTGACCAAAAAGTCGTGGACGTCCTACATTCCAATGGCTTTGAAATAGCCAAAAGCGAAGAGGAAATGATCGTTGAGAAAATCAAGATAGGCTTGATTTCCTTAGTGACCAACGTCCCGATTAACCACAAAGGGAACACCTCGGACTACCTTGTCGATTTATTGCATCGCGATTACAAAGTACTGAGCAAGGTTTTTTCCAGAAATGAAAACATCACGATCGAAAAGTACTTTATCAAGCTCAAGATCGAAAAGGTAAAGGAGCTTATCCAACTGGGACAATATTCATTTTCCGATATCGCCTATATGCTCGATTACAGCAGCGTCAACCATTTGTCCGCACAGTTCAAGGAAATTATGGGGATGAGCATGACGGATTACAAAAACGGACAAATGTGGCAAAGGGATTTTCTTGACGAAATAATATAA
- a CDS encoding cytochrome c produces the protein MKLTQKKSIPIMLTFLMTLLALQATRAQTQWEAPASADNLNNPLKNDATATESGKRTFRMLCVICHGAKGKGDGMGGAGLTPKPTDLTSAKVQSQSDGALFWKLTNGKPPMASYETALPENKRWELINYIRTLKK, from the coding sequence ATGAAACTTACACAAAAAAAATCAATACCCATAATGCTAACGTTCCTAATGACCCTTTTGGCCCTACAGGCGACCAGAGCACAGACCCAATGGGAAGCCCCGGCCAGTGCGGACAATTTGAACAATCCCTTAAAAAATGATGCCACGGCGACAGAAAGCGGCAAACGGACCTTCAGAATGCTCTGTGTGATCTGCCACGGGGCCAAGGGTAAGGGAGACGGCATGGGCGGAGCCGGATTGACCCCAAAACCCACCGACTTGACCAGTGCCAAGGTACAGTCCCAATCGGACGGTGCCCTATTCTGGAAATTGACCAACGGTAAGCCCCCTATGGCTTCCTATGAAACCGCACTTCCCGAAAACAAGAGATGGGAATTGATCAACTATATCAGAACCTTGAAAAAATGA